The proteins below come from a single Chitinophaga pinensis DSM 2588 genomic window:
- a CDS encoding HlyD family secretion protein: MKATKTQIHPGNIVLTIIAAGLLFAGIYYITRYWRYSQQYEETNDAQVESYINPVSARAGGYIQRVCFEEHQLVKEGDTLVILDDREYRAQLQVAEAATEDAHAQLTVLTANIAAAVTSTRVNQDQIKGAAAKYVQQQLDIKRYTNLVKEEAATGAELEQVKARYDVAESDYSAARNSLKTNEARIAELRTHFALLQADIKRKKAALELARLNLSYTVIRAPYSGRLGRKNILEGQQIQPGQPLVSIINEKQKWITANYKETQVADMYVGQSVEIRVDAIDGKVFPGRIMAIAGSTGARFSLLPPDNSTGNFVKIIQRVPVKIAFEGPGTGNVVAGMNVTVAVKKRA, from the coding sequence ATGAAAGCAACAAAGACCCAAATACACCCGGGCAATATTGTCTTAACAATCATTGCCGCAGGGCTTCTCTTTGCGGGAATATACTATATCACCAGGTACTGGCGGTACAGTCAGCAATACGAAGAAACCAATGACGCACAGGTCGAATCCTACATCAACCCGGTTTCTGCACGTGCCGGGGGCTATATTCAGCGTGTATGCTTTGAAGAACATCAGTTGGTCAAAGAAGGCGATACGCTCGTCATACTGGACGACAGAGAATATCGCGCACAGCTACAGGTTGCCGAAGCCGCCACTGAAGATGCACATGCCCAGCTAACCGTACTTACGGCCAATATTGCAGCAGCTGTAACCAGCACCAGGGTCAATCAGGACCAGATAAAAGGCGCAGCGGCTAAATATGTACAACAGCAACTCGATATCAAACGGTATACGAACCTGGTGAAAGAAGAAGCAGCTACAGGTGCGGAGCTCGAGCAGGTGAAGGCAAGATACGATGTTGCAGAGAGTGACTACAGCGCTGCCAGGAATAGCCTGAAAACGAATGAAGCGCGTATCGCAGAATTGAGAACACATTTTGCACTCCTGCAGGCTGATATTAAACGAAAAAAAGCAGCACTGGAGCTGGCCCGTCTTAATCTTTCCTACACGGTCATCCGTGCGCCCTACTCAGGACGACTGGGACGGAAAAATATACTGGAAGGGCAGCAAATACAACCAGGCCAGCCATTGGTAAGCATTATCAATGAAAAACAAAAGTGGATCACTGCCAATTACAAAGAGACACAGGTAGCGGATATGTATGTGGGACAATCAGTGGAAATAAGGGTCGATGCAATAGATGGAAAAGTATTTCCGGGCAGGATCATGGCAATTGCCGGTTCAACAGGCGCACGGTTTTCATTATTGCCACCAGATAACTCGACAGGAAACTTTGTCAAGATCATCCAGCGTGTTCCCGTAAAGATCGCGTTTGAAGGCCCCGGCACGGGCAATGTGGTCGCAGGTATGAATGTCACTGTTGCTGTTAAAAAAAGAGCCTGA
- a CDS encoding MFS transporter yields the protein MKPAYFKPWVQDWDWGIRIALLLLLLSSLMQLGVFALTGSYIIAYLGAQPEDISFCLLSTYAGIVASIPMQFRFIRHFEIRNYLATNVILAMLLNWLCVGCQDINLLLFIRFLQGVLTGGICVSTLILIFSRVPSHRAQLMGAAVFYPTILGNIIVAALIAAIFIDLSEWKASYYCLMAIQLLTLLIVITMLQRHSGHRKIPLYQIDWAGFILFAFSLLTLAYTFIYGSKYYWFNDKRICYSSCMAGIGTILFLYRQSLLKRPLIHPGVFKSLYFLTGLCLLGLYYGGKDSINLVYNYAFSTLKWTPLQVATLGFCNIAGVVSFAIFSTRLIMFRKHHFQVFLVTGFSLMALFNLWMWYIMTPDLSFTDLLFPIFIQGAASGLLFVPIIIYILTSAPGFSGTSGIVLAACTRFTATLQSIAGLYNLQLYHNQYFKESFLSSLTADNPTTTSRLNIYQSLYTSKGFSTEQGSYIAKTIIWQNLGQQSQLLTNRAVFMTFALLMLAIAILSLIIPAISKTWNYWSRCYSTK from the coding sequence ATGAAACCAGCATATTTTAAACCCTGGGTACAGGATTGGGACTGGGGTATACGGATCGCGTTACTATTGCTTCTCCTCTCCTCGTTGATGCAGCTTGGCGTGTTTGCATTAACAGGTAGCTACATCATCGCCTATCTGGGTGCACAGCCGGAAGACATCTCCTTTTGTCTGCTATCTACATATGCAGGCATCGTTGCCTCCATACCTATGCAATTCCGTTTCATACGGCACTTTGAAATCCGCAATTACCTCGCTACCAACGTTATACTGGCAATGCTGCTCAACTGGCTTTGTGTTGGTTGCCAGGATATCAATTTACTGTTATTCATCAGATTCCTGCAGGGTGTTCTTACCGGGGGGATATGTGTCAGCACGCTGATACTGATCTTTTCGCGGGTACCCAGCCACCGTGCACAACTGATGGGTGCAGCTGTATTCTATCCGACCATTCTCGGGAATATAATAGTGGCTGCGCTGATAGCCGCCATATTCATTGACCTATCAGAGTGGAAGGCTAGTTATTATTGCCTGATGGCTATACAGCTACTGACTTTACTAATCGTGATAACAATGTTGCAGCGACATTCCGGACACCGGAAAATTCCGCTGTATCAGATTGACTGGGCCGGATTCATCTTATTTGCATTTAGTTTACTTACGCTGGCCTATACTTTTATTTACGGCTCGAAATATTATTGGTTTAATGACAAACGTATCTGTTACAGTAGTTGTATGGCAGGGATAGGTACCATTCTGTTCCTGTACAGACAAAGTCTACTGAAACGACCGCTGATCCATCCCGGCGTATTTAAGTCCCTCTATTTCTTAACAGGACTTTGTTTACTGGGACTTTACTATGGAGGCAAGGACAGTATCAATCTGGTCTATAACTATGCATTCAGTACACTTAAATGGACTCCGTTACAAGTGGCGACGCTTGGCTTTTGCAATATTGCAGGCGTTGTTTCTTTTGCCATATTTTCAACCCGGCTGATCATGTTCAGGAAACATCATTTCCAGGTCTTCCTTGTAACAGGATTCAGTTTAATGGCATTATTCAATCTCTGGATGTGGTATATAATGACGCCTGATCTGTCTTTCACAGATCTACTGTTCCCCATATTTATCCAGGGCGCTGCATCGGGGTTGTTATTTGTTCCTATTATTATATACATTCTTACATCCGCACCCGGATTCAGCGGGACCAGTGGTATCGTACTGGCAGCCTGTACAAGGTTCACCGCAACACTCCAATCTATAGCAGGACTCTATAATCTTCAGTTATACCATAACCAGTATTTTAAAGAGAGCTTTCTCAGTTCCCTGACAGCAGACAATCCCACTACAACAAGCCGGCTGAACATCTATCAGTCATTGTATACCTCGAAAGGATTTTCCACTGAGCAGGGATCATACATCGCAAAGACGATCATCTGGCAAAACCTGGGGCAACAAAGTCAGTTACTGACCAACCGGGCTGTCTTCATGACCTTTGCACTGTTGATGTTGGCTATCGCCATACTCTCACTGATTATCCCTGCTATCAGTAAAACATGGAACTACTGGAGCAGATGTTATTCAACGAAATAA
- a CDS encoding helix-turn-helix domain-containing protein: MGLIASLPEIEQQATSIFVIHEKCEKQIPLHQHSKSQLFYVDGGIAYIRLADQLLVIPSRHYCWIPAGIPHSLTIGQNGTHLRSILFTTKGENKHAFYNDVGIYPINDLLIEMMRYTEQWQGHILPDDERFMFLQSIKSILPKISIRHLPIALPYTENKRMLQIISYIEENISDKHTLETISKRFGLSDRTLSRFFKDTLKISFLQYLKLLRMVKAFELIQQKAHSLSEIAYLTGYQSLASFSYTFYQVTNMRPSEFAHLNSMV; encoded by the coding sequence ATGGGACTCATAGCATCTCTACCAGAAATAGAACAACAAGCGACATCAATTTTTGTTATACACGAAAAATGCGAAAAGCAGATTCCGCTTCACCAACATTCCAAAAGTCAGCTATTTTATGTAGACGGAGGGATCGCCTACATCCGGCTGGCGGATCAATTACTGGTAATCCCCTCGCGCCACTATTGCTGGATACCGGCAGGTATTCCACATAGTCTTACTATCGGACAAAACGGGACGCATCTCCGATCTATTCTCTTCACTACCAAAGGAGAAAACAAACATGCATTTTATAATGACGTGGGAATATATCCTATCAATGATCTATTAATCGAAATGATGCGATACACAGAGCAATGGCAGGGACACATCCTGCCAGATGATGAACGTTTTATGTTTTTACAATCTATAAAATCCATTCTACCTAAAATAAGTATCAGGCACCTACCGATTGCCTTGCCATATACAGAAAATAAGCGTATGCTACAGATCATATCCTACATAGAAGAGAATATATCCGATAAACATACGCTTGAAACAATCAGCAAACGTTTTGGACTAAGTGACAGAACTTTGTCAAGGTTTTTCAAAGACACATTAAAAATATCTTTCTTACAGTATCTCAAATTGCTCCGTATGGTGAAGGCATTTGAACTTATCCAGCAAAAAGCGCACTCACTTAGTGAGATCGCCTACCTTACCGGGTATCAGAGCCTGGCGTCCTTCAGCTATACTTTTTACCAGGTGACCAATATGCGGCCCTCAGAATTCGCTCATCTCAACAGCATGGTTTAA